In Candidatus Cloacimonadota bacterium, the genomic window GAAACGATATTGTGCTTCACCAAATCCAATGAATATACTTTCAATCTTGATGATGTTCGAGTTCCTGCAAAATATCCTGGGAAAAGACATTTCAAAGGACCAAACAAAGGGCAGCTGTCAGGTAATCCCCTTGGGAAAAATCCCAGCGATATCTGGACAACAATACAAGAAGATTGGGACAGCGAGATATGGGATATCCCCAACGTAAAATCCAATCATCCTGAAAAAACCATACACCCCTGCCAATTTCCCATTGAACTGGTAGAGAGATGCATTCTTGCCTTAACAAACGAAAATGACTGGGTACTCGATCCCTTTGCCGGAGTTGGCTCTACCATATTAGCAGCATTGAAGAATCGGCGCAATGCTATTGGCATAGAGAAAGAAGAAGATTATTGCAGAATTACTGCAGAAAGAGTGAAAGCACTTGAGAATGGCTGCTTAAAAACGAGACCCATTGGGCAGGCAATACATGTACCTTCTGCTAATGACAAAGTAGCTTCAGTACCCAAAGATTGGGAAAACCTAAGCATCTTTGGAGAGCGAAGAGGAGAATAGCCAAGACTTTTTCCCACATGAACGGAGAAGAGTACTTAATCGTACATCACAAGGGCCTATATCAAGAAATCAAAGATGTAATAGCTAATATTGATGCTGAATCATGCAAAACCAAAATCAGCAAAGAGAAGACTATGCAGGGTAAAATGCTTTATAGCCCGACTGACCTCAATGCTAATTTTAAAAGCCATTTCGCAGATTTGAATTGGTCAGAGACAAGGTATAGCTACTACATAACCCTTGATCGGGACTTGATGCTGATGAGCTTGGATATGACTGCGGCTCAACAAAAGAAATTCCTCGAATCTAAAGGGGAAAAGAACCCAATATTTAGCTACAATCAAACAGACTTCGTAAAAGAAAAGGTGGCAGTGGAAGTGCAGTTCGGCAAGTATGCTTTCGTTGCCTTTGATTTGTTTGTTAAGCACATGCTATTTTATTCAGGAGGTGTTATCAACTTAGGAATTGAGATATTGCCAATGAAGTCCTTGCAATCCCAGATGTCCAGTGGGGTTGCATATTATGAAGGGGAGGTTTACAATATCATGAGACAAGGCCGAAGTAGCCCTCCAGTGCCATTGCTAATTATTGGTATTGAACTGTGATCATCTTACCTGGGTTCAGTAGGCAGATTTAGCCAAGGGTTGCTTAAGTGTGGTATTTTTTGCCACATTTTACGGTAGATTCCACAACAATCGTCGAAAAATCTATGGATTATGGCGATAGATATAAATAAAGTTTCTGGTTACTTGAACAACGCATTATATCCTGATTATGGATTATGTGGTCAAGTACTTTGTATCGACTGTTATCCAAATGATTACAGTCGTTCACTGGTCTTCTTGGTACTGGTTTTATCCTGTAGCAATTTAGCGATATTATGAATGGACGGGGAACCTGTTGCGCATAAACCAAATAGCATATCTTTGAAGAACTTCTTTACTGGTTTTGAGCATCCTTCACTTGCTTTTTTGCTGAATTCTGATAAATTTGCTTGCACAAAACGGCGGGTTGTATTTTGGTCGTTCGACATGGTGACGTTCTCCTTTTTTATATAAGATGAGACCAATAAATGAGACGTCACCATTTTTGTAAAGTCTTTTCTTTCAGTTTGTTAAAATAGTATTATGTCAGGTTTTCTGAAAACATAGAGGTAAAAACAGGCAGGTTTGCAGGAACTTGTAATCGCTGGCTAAAAATCTCTCGGAAAGTGCAGTTTGGGGCTATATGAGCGTCTGAGGTAGCCTGAATGGTCATGTTTTTCTGCCCTGATCAAGTGTGTTCGCAATGCTATTTTTTTAAAAGAGGCTGCAAAAAGCCACGAAATTCTGACC contains:
- a CDS encoding site-specific DNA-methyltransferase, which gives rise to MEHKSIDLIVTSPPYNIGKSYEVKTSIESYLSTQEEIISQLVRVLSNTGSICWEVGNYVDKGEVFPLDVFYYPIFKKLGLQLRNRIVWRFGHGLHASNRFSGRYETILCFTKSNEYTFNLDDVRVPAKYPGKRHFKGPNKGQLSGNPLGKNPSDIWTTIQEDWDSEIWDIPNVKSNHPEKTIHPCQFPIELVERCILALTNENDWVLDPFAGVGSTILAALKNRRNAIGIEKEEDYCRITAERVKALENGCLKTRPIGQAIHVPSANDKVASVPKDWENLSIFGERRGE
- a CDS encoding BglII/BstYI family type II restriction endonuclease; the encoded protein is MNGEEYLIVHHKGLYQEIKDVIANIDAESCKTKISKEKTMQGKMLYSPTDLNANFKSHFADLNWSETRYSYYITLDRDLMLMSLDMTAAQQKKFLESKGEKNPIFSYNQTDFVKEKVAVEVQFGKYAFVAFDLFVKHMLFYSGGVINLGIEILPMKSLQSQMSSGVAYYEGEVYNIMRQGRSSPPVPLLIIGIEL